One Skermanella pratensis genomic window, CGGACAATTAGCCTGCAGGATAGTCCCAGCTGCCTATGTAGGAAATATGCCTCATAACATCTTCATTTAACTGCGCGTTCATGGTAACTCTTTCGAGAGATTAACCCACGGTTGTTGGAGTGTCTGATGTTCCGTTCCCTTGGCATCGCCCAACGGTTGGCGATCGCGGCGCTGTTGTTCCTGGCTCCGGTGGGCTTCGTACTGACGGCGCTTATCGGCAATCAGAACACGACGATCCGGTTCAGCGAAAAGGAACTTACCGGAACGTTCCAGCTGAGGCAGGTCGCAGCGGTTCACAGGGACTTGGCCCTTGCGAACCTCCGGGACGACAAGCCGGCAAGCGGCGGCGTCGCGGTCCTGGAGTCGGCCGAGCGGAGCTTCGGCGAGGGAATGGAAAGCGCCGAGCTGACCAGCAAGGCCGCGGCGGCGGTGGGATCGGCTGCGGCGAGCGGAACAGGCCTCGACGAGGCGCGGGCGGCATTGAGGGCATTGACCGCCCGGGTCGGCGACAAGAGCAACCTGATTCTCGACCCGGATCTCGACTCCTTCTACGTCATGGACATCATGCTGGTGAAGCTGCCCGAGGCGCTCGACCGGATCGTCGCCATGGTGACCCTGGCCCGACGGACTTTCGCCGACGGCACGCTGGACCCGGAGGAGCGGGTCGCCTTCTACGTCGAGCTTGGCGGGCTGAAGACAGTGGCCGACGGCATCGACTCATCGCTCGCGTCGGCCTACAGCGGCAGCGCCGACGGGTCGGTCAAGGCCGCCCTTGACGGGCCGGCACGCGCCCTGATCGGCGATATGACGGCCCTGCTGGCCTCGATCGAGCGCGGCACGCCGGACCCGGCGACGGTGGAGTCCCTGGTCGCCAAGTGGGGCAACTTCTACCAGGCCGTTTCCTCCGACCTGGAACGGCTGCTGGAGACCCGCATCGGCGGGTTCCGCTCGTCGCAGTTCTGGACCCTGCTGATCACGGCGCTCCTGTTCGGAGGGGCGGCGCTTGCCGTTCTCCTGGTGGTCCGGCGCGGCGTCCTGGTGCCGCTGCTCGGCCTTACGCAGGCGATGCAGCGGCTCGCCGAGGGCGACCTGGACTGCGCCGTTCCCGGCATCGGCAGGAGCGACGAGGTCGGCGCCATGGCCTCCGCCACGGCGGTGTTCCGCGATGCGGCGCGCCGCAACCGGGAGCTGGAAGCAGAGCAGGCACGGCAGCAGGCGAACCGGGCGCGCCGCCAGGATGCACTGGAAGCCCTGACCCATGACTTCCAGGCAGCCATCTCCGGCCAGTTGCGGGCGGTGGCTGCCGCCGCCACCCAGCTCCAGGCGACCGCGGGATCTCTGAATGCCGAGGCGGAGCGGGCATCGGAGCAGGCCGTGCAGGCAGCGGAAAGCGCGGATGCCGCGGCGCGCAACGCCGAGCTGGTTTCGTCCGCGGCGGAGGAACTGGCCGGCGCAAGCGGCGAGATCGGCGTGCAGGTCGAACGCACGACCCTGACGACCCGGGCGGCGGTCGAA contains:
- a CDS encoding methyl-accepting chemotaxis protein translates to MFRSLGIAQRLAIAALLFLAPVGFVLTALIGNQNTTIRFSEKELTGTFQLRQVAAVHRDLALANLRDDKPASGGVAVLESAERSFGEGMESAELTSKAAAAVGSAAASGTGLDEARAALRALTARVGDKSNLILDPDLDSFYVMDIMLVKLPEALDRIVAMVTLARRTFADGTLDPEERVAFYVELGGLKTVADGIDSSLASAYSGSADGSVKAALDGPARALIGDMTALLASIERGTPDPATVESLVAKWGNFYQAVSSDLERLLETRIGGFRSSQFWTLLITALLFGGAALAVLLVVRRGVLVPLLGLTQAMQRLAEGDLDCAVPGIGRSDEVGAMASATAVFRDAARRNRELEAEQARQQANRARRQDALEALTHDFQAAISGQLRAVAAAATQLQATAGSLNAEAERASEQAVQAAESADAAARNAELVSSAAEELAGASGEIGVQVERTTLTTRAAVEQAGRAESVTRELTNVAAGVTQIVQFIQDIASQTNLLALNATIEAARAGEAGKGFAVVAGEVKNLATQTSKATEEVTAKVNAVVDSANGVASLIGEISRTIGAIDESSGMIAAAVTQQDASTSEISRNVKEAADKSMHASGNIGMVKDTTDFTKAAAMELLSAASDLSIQAETLRGEVDQFLSAMSSAGERRTFERRPHDAPITVIVGNQSISGRMIDISSGGAAVRVHGSWPIGTALTLVFAGHRIAGRVVEEHDGAVRIQFRFDMETRSLVERLFEKELAA